One genomic window of Misgurnus anguillicaudatus chromosome 12, ASM2758022v2, whole genome shotgun sequence includes the following:
- the LOC141368955 gene encoding uncharacterized protein yields MPHITLAPGTRRRPRHATSEHPSRCSFTDRCLANGDAIAQHENGKTPLVIVTCTTCHMYSLASSVSIEGFTCAKCIEVVRLTEKVAELEARIRTLVEDSKTANVNVTNTVSGAPSVKRNTHGSVPTSESRRLTNWVTVRRPSRIRHPNHVPVLISNRFSPLSYTPAETSVKGALVIGDSILRNVGIEAPATIVDCIPGARASDIRSKLKVLANANRKFSKIVIHAGTNDTRLRQSEITKDTIKEVCEIAKTMSDNVICSGPLPAYHGDETYSRLVSLHGWMSKWCPQHNVGFIDNWKHFRGRPDLLKRDGLHPSPEGSAILSENLTNSLTFDIV; encoded by the coding sequence atgcctcacatcaccctggctccaggcacccggagacgaccgaggcacgcaacgagcgagcacccatctcgatgcagcttcacggaccgctgtctggcgaacggagacgccatcgcccagcatgaaaacggtaagactccgcttgtcattgtaacctgcactacttgccacatgtacagtttagcttcttccgtcagcatagaggggtttacatgtgctaagtgtattgaagtagtaaggctgacggagaaggttgcagaactagaagcgcgcatccgaacgctagttgaggacagtaagaccgctaatgttaatgttacaaacactgtttcgggtgcgcctagtgttaagcgtaatacacatggctcggttccgacttcagagtcaaggcggctgactaactgggtgactgtcaggcggcctagtcgcattcggcatccaaatcacgttcctgttttaatatcaaacagattttctccactcagctatacaccggctgagacgtctgttaaaggtgccctggttattggagattctatactcaggaacgttggcattgaggcaccagccaccatagtcgattgtataccgggagccagagcgtctgacattagatccaaacttaaagtgctggctaatgctaaccgtaagttttctaagattgttattcacgccggcacgaatgacaccagactccgccagtcggagatcaccaaagatactattaaagaggtgtgtgaaattgcaaaaacaatgtcagacaatgtaatttgctctggtcccctccccgcctaccatggggatgaaacttacagtagattagtgtctcttcatggctggatgtcaaagtggtgccctcagcataacgtagggtttatagacaactggaagcatttccggggaaggcctgacctgctaaagagagatgggctccatccgtctccggaaggaagtgctatactctctgaaaatctgaccaatagtcttacttttgatattgtctga